A stretch of Miscanthus floridulus cultivar M001 chromosome 13, ASM1932011v1, whole genome shotgun sequence DNA encodes these proteins:
- the LOC136500214 gene encoding ATPase 3, plasma membrane-type-like, with protein sequence MSLIGVIPMAMPAMLYLVLALGSQRLSKVGIVSRVTFALEDLATIDDMLFNMTGTLTCNKPCFNQGKIEVYAEVHNELYKEPIDAVILDLVDDPEKVRVGIKLVEHRSQMCVATTLMYKTTYVDENGSICSVLKGDLQCWSEEAKEHILTRIDKLGLDGYKCIAIGRYVYCHLDIIGLLPFIDELRSDSAKAVDNLIDMDLSVIVLTESPMAITKHLCRRLGKLGSNVLHANLMRELVRNKNETFLNINGISNLFIERNRHVINSLRNKFGRRCAMVGYEFLDGESICESNIGISVADATDSTKSESDLVLTEHGLLSLSSAVQISLEICQMMKGCMVCAVSSTLHTFAVRLILLLWRVDNSYPVLQCW encoded by the exons ATGTCGCTAATTGGTGTCATACCAATGGCCATGCCTGCTATGCTCTACCTGGTATTGGCATTGGGCTCTCAGCGGCTTTCTAAAGTGGGGATTGTCAGCAGAGTAACTTTCGCTCTTGAAGATCTGGCTACCATTGATGATATGCTCTTTAACATGACTGGGACTTTGACATGCAACAAGCCCTGTTTTAACCAGGGCAAGATTGAAGTGTATGCAGAAG TTCACAATGAACTGTACAAAGAACCAATTGATGCAGTCATTCTAGACCTTGTGGATGATCCAGAAAAG GTACGAGTCGGGATTAAGCTTGTGGAGCACCGCTCCCAGATGTGTGTTGCAACGACGTTGATGTACAAGACAACTTACGTAGATGaaaatggctccatttgttcTGTGCTGAAAGGTGACCTGCAATG TTGGAGCGAAGAAGCCAAAGAGCATATACTCACACGAATTGACAAGCTTGGTCTTGATGGGTATAAATGTATTGCTATTGGGCGTTATGTCTACTGTCATTTGGACATCATTGGTCTTCTACCTTTCATAGATGAACTCAGAAGTGATAGCGCAAAAGCTGTTGATAATCTTATTGATATGGATCTGAGTGTAATAGTACTCACAG AAAGTCCAATGGCAATTACAAAGCACTTATGTAGAAGACTTGGGAAACTGGGATCGAATGTGTTACATGCCAATTTGATGCGTGAATTGGTACGCAACAAAAATGAGACTTTCTTGAATATCAATGGGATTTCCAATCTCTTCATAG AGCGCAATCGTCATGTCATAAACAGTCTCAGAAACAAGTTTGGGCGTCGTTGTGCAATGGTTGGGTATGAATTCTTGGATGGTGAGTCTATCTGTGAAAGCAACATTGGAATTTCAGTTGCTGATGCCACTGATAGCACCAAGAGTGAATCTGATCTTGTTTTGACTGAGCATGGCTTGCTGTCTCTTTCTTCTGCTGTTCAAATTAGTCTTGAAATTTGCCAGATGATGAAAGGATGCATG GTTTGTGCTGTTTCATCTACTCTCCATACT TTTGCTGTCCGTCTTATTTTACTTCTATGGAGAGTGGATAACAGTTATCCTGTTTTGCAGTGCTGGTGA